The nucleotide window CGCCGATCGCCAGCGCCGTGCGCAGCGTCTCCTGCGATTGCGACACCCCCGCCGACACCGCGATCACTTCCGTCGCCACGCCCGCTTCCTTCAGACGCACCGCCTCTTCCACCGCGATTTCGTCGAACGGATTCATCGACATCTTCACGTTCGCAATGTCGACGCCACTGCCGTCGCTCTTCACGCGAACCTTTACGTTGTAATCCACTACCCGTTTGACCGGTACCAGCACCTTCATGCGGAACTCCCTTGAATCAGAAAAACGGGGTGGCAGACGGTCTTCGCCGCGCCTGCCACCCGCGAATCCATGAACTTACTCGATTTCCCGACCTTTCGTCTCGGGTAACAGGAACGCGGTAATCAGCACGACGAGGTATGCCCCACCCGCAAACATGCCGATAGCCGTACCAAGACCGCTGGTCTTGGCGAGATAGCCCACCAGACTCGGAAACAACGCCCCGATGCCACGCCCGAAGTTGTACGCGAAGCCTTGTCCGTTGGCGCGCACCGCCGACGGGAACAACTCCGTCAGATAAGCCCCCATGCCGCTGAAGATGCCCGATGCCGCGAACCCCAGCGGGAAGCCGAGGATCAGCATCTGATCGTTGCTCAGCTGGAACTGCGTGTAGGCGTAGATACTCACGCCCGAGAGCACGGCGAAGATCAGCAGGTTCGCGCGACGCCCCAGCCGGTCGGTCAGGTAAGCGCCCGTCAGATAGCCGATGAACGATCCGAGAATGATCACGAGCAGGTAACCGCCCGTGCCGATGACCGACAGGTGACGCTCCGTCTTCAGGAAGGTCGGCAACCACGTGGTAACCGCGTAATAGCCGCCCTGCACCCCCGTGCACAGCAATGCCGAGAGCGCCGTCGTCTTGATCAGCGCCGGCGAGAAGATCGCCAGTGCCGACGTGCGTGTGGCCGAGGCCTCTTCACGCTTGCGCGTGCGCTCGAACAGTTCCGGCTCGGGCACGTGCTTGCGAATGAAGAGCACGAACAGCGCGGGGATGACACCAATCCAGAACAGCGCGCGCCAGGCATAGGTCTCCGGCAGCACCGAGAACGACACCGTGTAACACAGCGCCGCCACGGCCCAGCCGATCGCCCAGCCGCTTTGCACCGTGCCCACGGCTCGCCCACGGTACTCGGTACGCACGATCTCGCCCATGAGCACCGAGCCCACGGCCCACTCGCCGCCGAAGCCCAGGCCTTGCAGGGCGCGCAGCACGAAAATCTGCTCGAAACTCTGCGCGAACCCGATCAGGATCGTACAGATGGAGAACCACAGAATCGTCGCCTGCAGGATCCGCACACGGCCGAAGCGATCTGCCAGCACGCCGGCCAGCCAGCCGCCGATGGCCGAGAACAACAGCGTCACGGTGGCGAGCATGCCCGCCTGCGCCTTGTCGATGTTGAAAATCGTGATCAGTGTGGTGATCACGAAAGTGAATACCATGAAGTCGAGCGCATCGAGCGCCCAGCCACCGAACGCGGCGATAAACGTGCGCCGCTCGGTCTTGTTCATCTGGCGATACCAGTTCATCTTGTCTCCCCTTGTTTCCCTGTGTTCCCGCATGAGCGCAATGCGCGCCCGGTCGTGATAAAAATGCCGGCGCGTGGTGCGCGCCGAATGCTTGCCTTACACCGTCGCCGCAAACCCATACAGACGCGCCGGGTTATCCACCAGAATGCGACGCCGCACCTCGGGGTCGGGCGCCCACTGCGGCAAGAGGTTGCGCAGCGCGCCGGTATTCGGCATGCGCGTGAGCGACACGTGCGGCCAGTCGCTGCCCCACACCATGCGATCCGGGGCGTCGTCGATCAGGGCCTGCGCGAACGGCGTCACATCGTCGAACGTCGGAAAACGCTCGCTGATACGGTATGCCCCCGAGAGCTTCACCCAGTAGCCGTGGTCGCGCACGAGCGAGCGCAGCGCCGAAAAACCCGGCGCGTCGAGGCCTTGCGCCACCGGGGTATGCCCCATGTGGTCCACGATGCCCGGCACCGGCAGCCGGGTCATGCGCGGCATGAGCTCAGGCAAGGCATTGACGTCCATCAGGAACTGCATGTGCCAGCCGAGATCCTTGATGCGATGCGCGAGCGTTTCCATCGCCGTGAAGCCGATGCCGCCGCCGAAGAGCACATTGATACGCAGCCCGCGAACGCCGGCCGCGTGCATCGCTTCGAGTTCCGCGTCGGTCACTTCCGGCGCGACGACGGCAATGCCGCGCAGGCGATCCGGATGGCGACGCAGCGTCTCGAGCATGTAGCGGTTGTCGGTACCGTAGACGCTGATCTGCACCAGCACGCCGTACGTCATGCCCGTCGCATCGAGCATGGCGAGGTACTTGTCTTCCGGGGCCGGCGGCGGCGTGTAGCTGCGCTCGGGCACCATCGGATACGCGTCGCTCGCCGCCACCACGTGCGCGTGCGTGTCGACCGCGCCGAACGGCACCTCGAACGTGGGCGGATCGATCTCGGGCAGCGGGCCGAGGCACAGGGGTGCCCCGGCGGCGGGATGGGCGGAACTGGCAGTCATGTCGACTCCTCAGGAGGCGCGAGGGCGACAATCGCAATGTCGGGCTCACGCGGGGGATGGAACGAACCGGGCGCCGCGTCGATGACAGCCCCCGGAAGTGAACGAATCTTTACAGCAGCTTGCCCGGATTCATGATGCCGGCCGGATCGAAAACCGCCTTGATCTCGCGCATGAGGCGCAGCTCCAGCGGCGACTTGTACTTGGCGAAATAGTCGCGCTTGAGTTGCCCGATGCCATGCTCGGCACTGATGCTGCCGCCGTAACGGGCAACCTCATCGAGCACTTCGGCGGTGATCGCCTCGCCGTGCCGGGCCATGAAGTCGGGCGCCTCGCCCGCCGGGCGCGAAAGGTTGTAATGCAGATTGCCGTCGCCGAAGTGGCCGAAAATAAACGGACGCACCTGCGGGCAGACGCGGCGCACCCGTGTCAACGCACTCTCCATGAACGCCGGAATGGCTTCGATCGGCAGCGAGACGTCGTGTTTCAGGTGCGGGCCGTCGGCGCGCTGCGCCTCGGAAATCTCCTCGCGCAACTTCCACATTTCCTCGACCTGGCCAAGCGTGGACGACACCACGGCGTCGGCACAAAGATCGCGCTCGATGGCCGACTCGATCACGCGCTCGAGCAATGCCGCGAGCGCCGGCTCATCGTCCGTGTCGGCCAACTCGACCAGCACGTAGCCGGGGTGTCGTTCGCCAAAGGGCGCGCGAACGCCGGGCACGTGCGCCATCACGAGATCGACGCACTCGCCGGTGAAGAATTCGAACGCCTGCATGCGCGGCCCGCACGCGGCGAACAGCAGCTCGTACAGCGACAGCGCCTGGGCCGGCGACGCCACGGCGGCAATGACCACCTGGCGCACGGGCGTCGGCGCATATAGCCGCAACGCAGCGGCGGTGATGACCCCGAGCGTGCCTTCCGAGCCGATCAGCAACTGCTTCAGGTCATAACCGGTATTGTCCTTGCGCAGCGTGCGCAAGCCGTGAAGGATCTCTCCGTTCGGCAACACGGCCTCGACGCCGAGCACCAGTTCGCGCGTCATGCCATAACGCACGACGTTCACGCCGCCGGCATTGGTCGCGAGATTCCCGCCGAGCTGGCACGAGCCTTCGGCCGCCAGGCTGAGCGGGAGCAGTCGGTTCGCATCGCGCGCGGTGCGCTGCAGGTCTTCGAGAATGCAGCCAGCTTCGGCCACAAGCGTGTTGGCGATGGTGTCGAGACTACGCACGGCGTTCATGCGATCCAGACTGAGCACCACGTTGCGCGCGGACGCGTCGGGCGTCGCACCGCCACACAGGCCGGTATTGCCGCCGCGCGGCACCACGGGCGTGGCCGTGCTCTGACACAGCGCCAGCACCTTCGATACGTCGTCCACCGTGCGCGGGCGTACCACCGCCTGGGCGTTGCCGCGATACAGGCCGCGCCAGTCGGCGAGCCAGGGTGCGATGTCGTCAGGCGAGGTGAAGACGCTGTCGACACCGACCGCATCGATGAGACGTTGGGCAAAAGCGGAAAGAGTCATGGGTTCACGCGTCAGGGTTACGGTATGAGGCTTGCGCCACGGAGTACGGTTGCGCTCCAGGTTCAGGCCCGCGTGGGCGCAATCGCGCCGGTGATGACATCGCGTCCGGGCAACGTGAGCCCCAGACGCGCCGAAGCACGCAACAGATGCGAAAGTGACGCCGCCCGCGCCAGCAGCGGATCACGCGCCTTGATGGCGTTGAAGACCGCCACGTGCTCCTGGTGCACCTGCGCGGCCAGTCCCTCGTGACGCAGCGTGTTCTCGCGCGCTGTCTGCACGACTTGCCGGATTTGCAGATTCAGATACTGAAGCAGGTCAGCGTAGTACCGGTTGTGCGTGGCACGGGCGATGGCCGCGTGAAACGCGGTGTCGTACTCCACGCCGTTGTCCGCGTGATAGAGGTTCGTTTCGAGCTTTTCCAGAATGCCCGCCAAAAGCCGGATGTCTTCATCGGTGTGACGCACGGCGGCGAGCGCCGCAGCGGTGCTCTCGAGATCCAGACGCAACTCGTAGACGCTGGCAAGGTCCGCGGCGCTTTGTCCAACCGGCACCTGAAAGCCGCTCGAGGGCGTGCGCGACTTGACCGTCACTCCGGCGCCCTGACGGCTGTCGATCAGGCCCTGTGCACGCAGACGCTCAGTGACCTCTCGAATCACCGCCTGGCTTACGCCATAAGTCTCGGACAGTTGCTTGCCGGTGGGCAGCCGGCTGCCGATGGGGTACACGCCCTGTCGGATCGCGTCCTGCAACTGCTGAGCCACCTGCTCGGTCAGGGTTTTGGGCTTGGTTGTCATCCTCTCGCGTCGTCCCGTATTTTTCTGGTTTGCATGTTATATGAAAACTTTTCCTGAATTTCATCACGTTTACCCTAGGTCATGCACGGATCCCCAGGGCATGAAAAAGCGGCAGCGGAGAATCGTCTCCGCCGCCGCGCTTGCCCGTCCTTGCGAGTCGTGCGGATCAGAAGCCGATCAGCGCCTCGGTGACGTGATGCACGTTGGGCGGCGCAGCGAAGCAGTCGCTCACCAGCGCGCGCCACTGCGTGAAGGCTTCCGAGTTGCGGAAATCGACCGTGTGGTTCTCCAGCGTTTCCCACGTCACGACAAGGCTGTAATGCGTCGGCGCCTCGATGGACTTGAGCAGACGCATGCCGTGGCAGCCTTTCGCCCCCTTGAACAGCGGCGCGGCCTTCGTTACGCCCTGCTCGAATGCGGCTTCCGTGCCGGGTTTCACTTCGATCTGGGCAATTTCAAAGATCATGGGATTTCCTCAGTGGTTTGTGCGTGATGACGGTTGATGCGCGAAACGAGAACGCCCGATTCTATACCGCGCCTTGCGCTCACGCACCGCGCGCGATCACCACTCCCCCTTCATCCACATTGCACTGTCTCTGCAGCGTCATTTCGTCGGCGACGCGTCGGCCCGCCGGATACGTCGGATATGTCGGAAACGGCGGAAACGTCTGCCAATACCGCCGCCCCCTGCTGCCGGCCCGGCGATGCACGTCGATCGAACATGAGCGCGCTTAGCGGCACCATCGCCGTGCACTCTCGCATGCTCCCCGTCATATCACACAATAAAACACCTATATAAATCAACGCGTTGAAAAATCTGGCATCGCTCTTGCGTATCTCCTTTCTTCTTTCCGTCTGCACCAAAAGAGCACATTCATGCCCAATACCAATACACCCGGCGACGTGCTGTTCCTTCTGCTCGGCGCAATCCTGGTGCTTGCCATGCACGCCGGCTTTGCGTTCCTCGAGCTCGGCACCGTTCGCAAGAAAAACCAGGTCAACGCCCTCGTGAAGATCCTCACGGACTTTGCTGTCTCGGGGCTCGCGTACTTCTTCATCGGATATCCGCTCGCCTATGGCATCGACTTCTGGTCGGGCGCGGCAACCCTTGCGCAACACAACGGCTACGAGCTCGTTCGCTTCTTCTTCCTGCTCACCTTCGCCGCGGCGATTCCCGCCATCGTCTCTGGCGGCATTGCCGAACGCGCGAAGTTCCACCCGCAGTCGGTGGCGACGTTCTTCCTCGTGGGCGTGATCTATCCCTTCTTCGAGGGCATCGCCTGGAATGGGCACCTTGGCGTGCAGGACTGGCTCACGCACGCGTTCGGCGCGCCATTCCACGATTTCGCCGGTTCGGTCGTCGTGCACGCGGTCGGGGGTTGGATCGGACTGGCCGCCGTCGTGCATCTCGGCGCTCGGCATGGGCGCTACAACGGACAGGGGCAGGTCGCGGCGCACCCGCCGTCGTCGATTCCGTTCCTCGCCCTCGGGGCGTGGATTCTGATTGTCGGCTGGTTCGGATTCAACGTGATGAGCGCGCAGCGCGTGGGCGGCATTTCCGGTCTGGTCGCGGTGAACTCGCTCATGGCGATGGTCGGCGGCACGCTCGCGGCGATGTGGGTCGGCAAGGACGATCCCGGCTTCATTCACAACGGCCCGCTCGCCGGCCTCGTCGCCGTGTGCGCCGGGTCGGACGTCATGCATCCGTTGGGTGCGCTCGTCGTCGGCGCCATTGCCGGGGTGTTGTTCGTGAAGCTTTTCACCGTGACGCAGAACCGTCTTCACATCGACGACGTGCTGGGGGTGTGGCCGCTGCATGGTGTGTGCGGTGTCTGGGGCGGAATCGCCGCCGGACTGTTCGGGCAGACCTGGCTGGGCGGACTGGGCGGTGTGAGCTTCGTCGCGCAGGTCGTGGGCACGGTGATGGGCGTGGCGATTGCGTTCGCCGGCGGATATGTCGTCTACGGTGCGATCAAGCGCCTTGTGGGCCTGCGGCTCGACAATGAACAGGAATACTACGGCGCCGATCTGTCGATCCACAAGATCACGGCCACGCCAGAGCGGGAAACAAACTGGTAAGACCCGGCCGCGCGATACCGAGGTCGTCGCTGCGCGTGCGGCGGCGCCTCGATTCGCACCGCACGTCGCCGACGCGCGCCGACACGCACCGACACGCACCAATACGCGCCGCGGCATTACCGTCCGCGCGCTTGCCCTGCACGATCCACCCAGCCGCAGACCAGCAATAGCAGCGCAAGCGTGAGCGCAAGCATACAAACGCCGCTCCATCCGGCCCACGCCCACGCCGCGCCCGACAGCGCGGCGCCGAATGCCCCGCCAATGAAGAAGATACCCACGAAGAGCGCGTTCAGACGGCCGCGTGCCAATGGGTTGATGAGGTTGATCGCCCGACGCCCGAGCGTCTGATCGGTGATGACACCGGCGTCCAGCGCGGCAGCGCCCGCCACCAGCAGCCCAAGCGCCAGCCCCGGATGCGCCGCCGCCGAGAAGCCGCCCCAGCCCGCACCGGCCGCGCCCAGCATCAAGATCGCCGCAAGCATGACGAGATGCGCAACAATCTGCGTGGAGCGCCCGGCGCCCCGGTCGCCGAGATACCCCGCGAGCGGCGTCACGATCGCACCGGACGCGCCGGCAAGCGCAAATACTGCCACGCCACGCATGCCGAGCGAGAACGGCGGTTGCGCGAGCCGCAGCGCAATCGCCGTCCAGAAAGCGCTGAAGACACCGAGCGCCAGTGCCGCCTGCGTCGCTCGATGCCGCAACACCGGCTCGGTGCGAAGCAATGTCCACAGCGAGGCCAGGAGCGCCGGATAACGCGCGCCGATCCGCGGGGTGTGATCCGGCAGGCGGAAATACAGCACCACGGCAATCATTGCATCGGCCACCGCCTCCACACCATAGAACGCCCGCCAACCGAACGCCCCAGTGACAACACTTGCCAAGGGGCGCGATAGCAGAATGCCGATCATCAGTCCGCTCATCACATTGCCCACCGCGCGTCCACGTCGGTTCTCTGCCGCCATCGATGCAGCCATCGGCACGAGCATCTGGATCACGCTCGACGTTGCCCCCGCCAGGAATACCGATATCAGGAATACGACGCCGGAATGCGCCATCGACGAAACCGCGAGAAACGCCGCGCAACACGCGAGCGTTCTCACGACAAGACGCCGATTCTCGAGCAAATCGCATAGCGGCACGAGCAACAGCAAGCCGATCGCGTAACCCAACTGCGGCAATGTCGCGATGAGCCCGGCCAGCGACGCAGGCAGATGTAGCGACTGGCTGACCGGCCCGATCAGCGGTTGCGCCGCCGACAGGTTCACGACAATAACGCCCACGGTTCCCGCGAAAAATACGGTCTGCGCTCTCGTTAGGGAACCGAACGTTTCGGTCGATGACGACGCGGCAGTCGAAGGCGCTGCGGCAGCAGCGATATGTTGCGCACAAACAGAGGGACCCCTGGACATTTTTTCCGATCCTGCGAGTGACGTTGCGGCCAATTGTAGGAACGCGTTTGCTATGCCACAATTCAATAATGTTCATATTTATTATGCGAGTTTGTTTTGAACACACACGACTTGCAGGCATTCGTCGCCGTCGTCGAGAGTGAGTCGATGGTGAAGGCGTCCGAGAAGTTGTTTCTGACCCAGCCTGGATTGACGCGCCGCGTGCAAAATCTGGAAAGGACACTCGGCATGGAGCTTCTCGACCGTCAGAGCAAGCCGCTCAAACCGACGGCGGTAGGTAATGAGGTGTACGGCCTCGCGCGCTCGGTATTGCGCGCCGTCGACGACCTGATGGCGGTGGCCTCGCACGAACGCGAGCCGACCGGCGAGTTTCGGATCGGGGTGCCGCCCTTTCTCTCCGAACTTGCGCTGGCGCAGCCGATCGACCGCTTGCGCGAGGCATTTCCGAGACTGACGCTGCGGGTGACGGCGGGATGGTCTCCGGGACTATTGCAGAGTCTCGAGCGCGCGAAGGTCGATGCTGCGGTTGTCTTGATGCCTGAACATGCTCCGCTGCCGGAGGGCCTGCAAGCCTCATGCCTCGCACAAAAGCCGACCGTAGTCGTCGCGCCCAGCACGCTGTGCTTGCCGGACTCCCCCATAACGCTTGCCGCGCTGTCCCGCTATCCGTGGGTTCTCAACCAGGACGGCTGCGGCATGCGTTCGGCATTGAGCCGCGCGGTGTCGGCCGCGGGCCTGCCGTTCAATGTCGCGGTGGAAGCCTTCGGCTCGGAACTGCAACTCTCGCTCGTGGCGCGCGGCATGGGCGTGGGACTCGTCGCACCTGAAGCGCTCGCGCGCAGTCCGCATCTCGACGCCCTGCAAATTGTCGACGTTGTTGACTTTCAGAGCCGACTGAATGTTTGGCTCGTGCATGGCGCGCTGCCCAAACGTTTGATGCGTCCGATCGCACTGATGCGCGAAGCGTTACTCGAAGCGCTTGAACACGATACCGCTGAACTGCCCACGACACGTCCGGCCAACGCCGGCCCCCGTAAGCCGCGAGCCGGGGCAATGGCAGATCGGACGCGCAAACGCGCATGAAATTCGCTGGCGCAGCATACGGAACCACACGTGCCAGGCCTCGATATTCCGTCATGACGTCGTCGCCATCGAAACCATCATGAGGGCCGAACGATGCCCGGCAAGGCGTGCTTGGAAAGTGGGCGACGACACGACTGGGCCTCGCGATCGGTTGCGCAGGCGAACGCGCGTTGCCCGGGTCCGGGATGCCCTATGTCACGCCGGGCGTCGAGCTCGATGTACACCACGCCGTCCCGCGTTCGGGCGAGCCCTGCCGGATCGGTCGAGGTCGCCGCCGCGGCCCCGTCGTCGTCTTCCCGGCGCGCGGCGGCCATCAGGCGTTCCGGCAGCGCCGAGCTCCAGTGCTGATAGGACAGCAGCAGACGATACGAAGCACGTAACGGCGTGGTGCTCACACTCTCCCAGGCGCAGCCCGTCCACCGGCGACCCCACGCACTTTCCGCCGGGCTCGCACTGAGCGCCTCCCGATCGCCGTCCCGATACCTGTGGCAACGCACGCCGAATGCCTCGCAAGCCAGCGCGATCCGGCTCGCGCTCAATGTTTCGCACGAAGCTAGCAAGTGCTCGCGCAAGGCTTCATGCGCGGCAATCGTCGCGAGCAGCGCCGTGTCGCAATGTGTGGCCAGGCTTGCGACCCGATCGGCACGCACCATGGTTGACACGCGCATGTCCTCGGGAACCTGCGCCAGCCGCGTGCAAAGCGATTGCCACCGCCGTGTGAGCCCCTGCGCGTCGATTGTGAACGCCTCGGTGCGCGCCCATGTCCCGAGCAGGCTGGTCACCGCACGGCAGGAATCGAGCATGAGGCCGGCCACCCGCAGTATGCCGCGATAGCCGTCGTTCGCGGCAGAGGTCGCCGAGAACCACGATGGTATCCAGAGACCCAACCGGGCAGGCGGCACCGCGGTATTGGCTACGGTGAAGAGTGTTGCCACGTCGCGCGCGCGGGTGAGCGTGCCAAGCGTGTCCCGCCAGGATGATCGCAACGCCGCCGACGGCGGGCGCGACGCAGAGTGCCGCGGCGTCGGCGACACGAGACAGGCTTCGAGCAGCCGGCACCCCGCTTCCATGCGCTTGAGCACTTCGTCGACCGCATGGTGGCGAATCAATGTGGGCGACCCGAGCGATTGCGTGACAGCGCCCTTGGCACCCTCGAACGCCAGGAGTGTCCAGTCGGCCCACGGTACGCCGAACGGCGTGTTCGCCACCGCCGCCCCCACCACCGCATCGGGCGGCCCGTCCGTGCGATAAAAGCACGCGGCGAGGATCGCCAGCATCGACAGATTGCCCGCCAACGACAGCGCGTCACGTGCCGCGCGAAAGCGCCATCCCCGTTCCCCGGTGGACGCGAGGCTCTCCAGCCACCGGTTCACATCACGGCACATCGCATCGATTCCGCCCCGCCCGATCGAATCCGCATTTTCGTGAGTGGGCGCCAACATCGCCTCGACCTGCGCCAAATTTCGCGCCGCTCGTGCGTCGCGTTGGTGAGCGAGCGCAAACTCCGGGCGATAAAACTGCTGGCAGGCACCGGTCGTCGCCCACAGGCCCGCCCAGGCAGCGCTGAACGCGCGCGCCAGCGCCGGATCGAGCCCCGGCGAAGACGTCGATGCGCGGCGTTCGGCGTGACACGTCGCGCTGTTGCCGATGTCGACGCGCCCATTCGTCACCCCCTTCACCCCCTCGCCAGGGCCGCCTCGCTGTGCGCGATGCTGTACTGAGGCCTCGCGCCGGCTCGCCGGCGCGACACCCGCCCAGCCCGACGTCGTTGCGTACTGCTGATACTCCATGACACCCCCCCATCGCGTCGTCACCGGCGCACCGGCAAAGCGCCGACTATAGGCAGGCGGCATCGAACACGCGGCACCTCGTCGAGCGGCAACGCGGGCATTGCCCGGCACGTCGCGCCGATGACCCAAGTCGCAACGCCAGGTGCCCACCCCAGCGAGCACACACTTACGCAGATTGCGCAACACCATGGCGGCCGGCCCCTCGCCAAGTGCCAATGCGTCGCGGTAGACTTTCGGGCAACTGACGTTCGCGGTCGTCCTACGCGCACCGAGCTCCTGATCCGTCCTTATGTCGACAGCCTCCACACCTGCATCCGCCTCCGCCACCGCGGAGTCCGCCGCAACGGCCGCGTCCCTGCTGCCACTCGTGGCGCTCACGCCCGACGACATTCCGCTCGGCGAAGCGTTGCCCTGGGCCATTGTCGATCGCAACGGCGAGCCATTGCTGGCGCAAGGCGACATCGTGCCGACAGCGGCCGGACGCGATTGGCTCTTCGTCTCGTTCGCGCCGCATCGCGTGGCGAATCTCGGGACGGACAACACGACGGGCAGCGACGCCGCGTCGCCCCCGCAAGTGCTCACTGACAACACGCCAGCGCCGCAGTACGGACTCAACGACCTCAATCTGCGCCCCGGCGACTGGCTACAGATCCAGTTGCCGCCGGGCGTCGGGTCACAGCGGGTGCGTACGCGCGTGATCGGTCATGCACCCAATCACATGCTCTTCGTGACCACGCCGACGGGACGCGCCGCCCCCCCTACCCTCCAACCGAGCGAGCGGCTCGAACTATGGACGTTCTCGGGCGAGGACATCTTTCACTTCGTCTGCACGGTGGAACGTGTCGAGCGCGCACCTTTCGATTACGTGGTGCTCTCGGCGCCCGCACAGATTCGCCGCAAGGTATTGCGGCGCTCGCAGCGCGTGCCCGCCAGACTGATTGTCTCGGTGCAATCGGCGGCCGCAGGCGAGGCGCACCAGTTGGCGTTGTTGCAGGATGTCAGCGCCGAAGGCGTGTCGCTGCTGGCCAACGAACCGCTGGGCACCCCCGGCGACACGTTGCAGCTCGCGTTTCGCGTACGCGTGGGCGACATCGACATGCCGATCGCTGCCACAGGCACGATTCGGGGCGTGCAGCAAGGCGACGACGGTCATCTGCACGGCATCGAACTACCCATGCTGGAGCCGGCGCATTACGTGGCGCTCAAATGCTATGTGTACGAACGCCTGCTCGCGCTCGGGGGGGCGTGATGGCAAAGCCGAAGTCGGCAGACGCCGAACGACCCCGCACGCTCGCCAGCCAGACGCTCTTTCGAGGACTCGACATCGTCGAGGCGGTCGCCGCCGGCATCGACACCGTGCCGGCGCTCTCCGCGCATACCGGCATCACGCCGTCGACCACGCATCGCATCGCCTCGGCGCTCGTGCACGCAGGGTATCTGCGCTTCGAGCCACGCCGTGGTTATCGGCTCGGCAACAAGCTCATCGAACTGGGTTTTCTCGCGTATCGACAGATCGATTTGCCGCGCCTGGCCCGGCCGGCACTGGAACGCCTTGCCAGCGACACACAGGACACGGTGCATCTGGCAGTCGCGGACGGTTGGGAGGTGATGTACCTGGACAAGCTGCCAGGACAGCGCGCGGTGGAAATCAGCTCGCGTATCGGCGGACGCAAGCCGATCTGCGTCACAGGCGTGGGCAAGGCGCTGCTGATCGACAAGACGGAAGACGATTGGCGCGCCCAGCTCGATCACTATCGGACACAGTCGCCGTCGCATCCGGTCGATACCGAAACATGGCTCGCGCGCATGCACGATTACGCGCGCCTGGGCTATGCCTTCGATCTCGAGGACGACACGCCGCAGATTCGCTGCGTGGCCGCACCGGTCTATGACGCGAGTCAGCGAATCGTGGCCGCCATCAGCGTATCGAGCACGACGAAATACATGAGCCGCGAGCGCATGCAGGAGCTCGTGCCGCGCGTGAAGGACGCCGCCGCGCAGATCAGCCGTCAGCTCGGCTGGTCCGGCGACGCGCGCTGACAGGCCTCGCTTCGGGACACATGCCGGATCGGCGC belongs to Pandoraea pnomenusa and includes:
- a CDS encoding amidohydrolase family protein; its protein translation is MTASSAHPAAGAPLCLGPLPEIDPPTFEVPFGAVDTHAHVVAASDAYPMVPERSYTPPPAPEDKYLAMLDATGMTYGVLVQISVYGTDNRYMLETLRRHPDRLRGIAVVAPEVTDAELEAMHAAGVRGLRINVLFGGGIGFTAMETLAHRIKDLGWHMQFLMDVNALPELMPRMTRLPVPGIVDHMGHTPVAQGLDAPGFSALRSLVRDHGYWVKLSGAYRISERFPTFDDVTPFAQALIDDAPDRMVWGSDWPHVSLTRMPNTGALRNLLPQWAPDPEVRRRILVDNPARLYGFAATV
- a CDS encoding MFS transporter; its protein translation is MNWYRQMNKTERRTFIAAFGGWALDALDFMVFTFVITTLITIFNIDKAQAGMLATVTLLFSAIGGWLAGVLADRFGRVRILQATILWFSICTILIGFAQSFEQIFVLRALQGLGFGGEWAVGSVLMGEIVRTEYRGRAVGTVQSGWAIGWAVAALCYTVSFSVLPETYAWRALFWIGVIPALFVLFIRKHVPEPELFERTRKREEASATRTSALAIFSPALIKTTALSALLCTGVQGGYYAVTTWLPTFLKTERHLSVIGTGGYLLVIILGSFIGYLTGAYLTDRLGRRANLLIFAVLSGVSIYAYTQFQLSNDQMLILGFPLGFAASGIFSGMGAYLTELFPSAVRANGQGFAYNFGRGIGALFPSLVGYLAKTSGLGTAIGMFAGGAYLVVLITAFLLPETKGREIE
- a CDS encoding FadR/GntR family transcriptional regulator, yielding MTTKPKTLTEQVAQQLQDAIRQGVYPIGSRLPTGKQLSETYGVSQAVIREVTERLRAQGLIDSRQGAGVTVKSRTPSSGFQVPVGQSAADLASVYELRLDLESTAAALAAVRHTDEDIRLLAGILEKLETNLYHADNGVEYDTAFHAAIARATHNRYYADLLQYLNLQIRQVVQTARENTLRHEGLAAQVHQEHVAVFNAIKARDPLLARAASLSHLLRASARLGLTLPGRDVITGAIAPTRA
- a CDS encoding ammonium transporter; translated protein: MPNTNTPGDVLFLLLGAILVLAMHAGFAFLELGTVRKKNQVNALVKILTDFAVSGLAYFFIGYPLAYGIDFWSGAATLAQHNGYELVRFFFLLTFAAAIPAIVSGGIAERAKFHPQSVATFFLVGVIYPFFEGIAWNGHLGVQDWLTHAFGAPFHDFAGSVVVHAVGGWIGLAAVVHLGARHGRYNGQGQVAAHPPSSIPFLALGAWILIVGWFGFNVMSAQRVGGISGLVAVNSLMAMVGGTLAAMWVGKDDPGFIHNGPLAGLVAVCAGSDVMHPLGALVVGAIAGVLFVKLFTVTQNRLHIDDVLGVWPLHGVCGVWGGIAAGLFGQTWLGGLGGVSFVAQVVGTVMGVAIAFAGGYVVYGAIKRLVGLRLDNEQEYYGADLSIHKITATPERETNW
- a CDS encoding antibiotic biosynthesis monooxygenase family protein, with protein sequence MIFEIAQIEVKPGTEAAFEQGVTKAAPLFKGAKGCHGMRLLKSIEAPTHYSLVVTWETLENHTVDFRNSEAFTQWRALVSDCFAAPPNVHHVTEALIGF
- a CDS encoding FAD-binding oxidoreductase — encoded protein: MTLSAFAQRLIDAVGVDSVFTSPDDIAPWLADWRGLYRGNAQAVVRPRTVDDVSKVLALCQSTATPVVPRGGNTGLCGGATPDASARNVVLSLDRMNAVRSLDTIANTLVAEAGCILEDLQRTARDANRLLPLSLAAEGSCQLGGNLATNAGGVNVVRYGMTRELVLGVEAVLPNGEILHGLRTLRKDNTGYDLKQLLIGSEGTLGVITAAALRLYAPTPVRQVVIAAVASPAQALSLYELLFAACGPRMQAFEFFTGECVDLVMAHVPGVRAPFGERHPGYVLVELADTDDEPALAALLERVIESAIERDLCADAVVSSTLGQVEEMWKLREEISEAQRADGPHLKHDVSLPIEAIPAFMESALTRVRRVCPQVRPFIFGHFGDGNLHYNLSRPAGEAPDFMARHGEAITAEVLDEVARYGGSISAEHGIGQLKRDYFAKYKSPLELRLMREIKAVFDPAGIMNPGKLL
- a CDS encoding MFS transporter, producing the protein MSRGPSVCAQHIAAAAAPSTAASSSTETFGSLTRAQTVFFAGTVGVIVVNLSAAQPLIGPVSQSLHLPASLAGLIATLPQLGYAIGLLLLVPLCDLLENRRLVVRTLACCAAFLAVSSMAHSGVVFLISVFLAGATSSVIQMLVPMAASMAAENRRGRAVGNVMSGLMIGILLSRPLASVVTGAFGWRAFYGVEAVADAMIAVVLYFRLPDHTPRIGARYPALLASLWTLLRTEPVLRHRATQAALALGVFSAFWTAIALRLAQPPFSLGMRGVAVFALAGASGAIVTPLAGYLGDRGAGRSTQIVAHLVMLAAILMLGAAGAGWGGFSAAAHPGLALGLLVAGAAALDAGVITDQTLGRRAINLINPLARGRLNALFVGIFFIGGAFGAALSGAAWAWAGWSGVCMLALTLALLLLVCGWVDRAGQARGR